In Ovis canadensis isolate MfBH-ARS-UI-01 breed Bighorn chromosome 19, ARS-UI_OviCan_v2, whole genome shotgun sequence, the genomic window AATTCTACCATCTAGGGATCATAGTCAATTCTGAGTGGAACATGTCAACAAACCAAAGACtgtttggaaaaagaagaaaaaaaaaaaggcggcaCGCTGTGAATGTCTAAAAAAGAACTGTGTCATCAGTTCACCAATGTAAACAATCTGTCCTCCTCAGAGGGCGGCAGTGCTTTCTGTCAGGAAGGCACAAACAACTGAAGAGGGATCTGTAGGACTTAAGCCATGAAAATGATGGAAAACAGAGTCAAGAAATCGTGACTTTAAGCCTGAGAAACAGACGCTGAAGGAAACTATTCGACTGTTTGAGAAGTGGAATTACACTATGATTAACCGCCCTATATTCCCAGAAAATTCACATGTGGCTTTAACGTGACTCACTCGGGAATGGAACTAGATACACGGAAGGACTCTATATATTCTGAGACGTAGAAGTGAACGACTAAGAGAGGCACTGCCCAGGGCCCTGGAGATGCTCTATAGCTCTCCAAGATGAACCTCAGGCCCTTCCCACACCAAGGCATGGGGCTGACCTGCTGCCCACCAGAGTTCCTAGAGGCCTCAGAAAATATTTACGCACAGTTGGCACCATTTCCCCAACAGATGCTAAGTTCTCAGCACAACCTTTATTTAGGTCTTTCTACTTCTGAAAGGAAACCAAGAAGGCCACTCCACTTACATTTTTTAGGAACTCCTCAGCCACAATGCGTGCACGGGCATTGACAGACAGCTTCATCTCACTAATTTCTTTGTCAATTTCCTCCATGAAGTGGATCACAAAGTCCACCAACTTGTGCTTATACATCTGCTCTGTGTGGAAGTTGGTGATCAGAAAGCTGATGTCATACCCCTAGGGAAGAAAGAcagtggagaggagagagagaatcaACATCCTGGGGAACTTCACTGGCCAGCCCTCTATGTCACTCAGCCACATGCTTCCAGCTGACCTTCTCCCAAGTGACACACCCTTCAGGCAGCAGCCCATCTGCTCTGGTGGCGGTGTGTATGCTGGTTCCAAGGAACTAACAGGTGGGTCAACTGATCCCAATTGAGAATTTTGTCTGGCAGACTCTCTGTGGTATAAACAGTTGTGTTCAGAATGAATCAAGGGAGAGTGAAAGGACTTTAAATCTTGTTATAGAAGAATCTCATCAAACAACAGGAACATTTAGTCCAGAGAGAAATGAAGATGCTGTGGGAGAAGGAGGTATTGAGGTTTTTAACTAtggtttttcactttttcagactGTGTGTAGAAgagcaattttatttattcttagtgGCCCTGGAGGTTAGATCTAGGAACAGGAGAGATTTTagctcaggatgagggtgagTTTGGCCAACAACTAATGTGTCTGACAATGGTGTCCGCTGCTCTGCATGGTAGTTGCTTAGTCACTGACCGGCAGGGAGTTGAGCAGGCAGAGAATCTGTAGTGAGAGCTCAAGTACAAAGTCAGGCAACAAGTGACCCCATATCAACTGTGGCCTTGAGAGACTGACTCAATTGGTGGCAAAGTTTAGAATTCTGATTCATCATGCCCTTTCTGCCACTACACTATAGGCTCTGGGAAGGTGAGCAATGCACCTCATCTTTTTTGGCCTTTTCCACAGCTGAGACAGACTCAACCTCCTATAAGCTGATTCCCCTTATTCTTACTCTAGCCGAAATGAAGACCAACTCTCAACTCAGGCTGTGGGTGCCCTACAGCGTGGGGAGCAAGCAATCCCAGTTTTAGAAACAATCCCAGGCCACTGACAGTGGACTCAGTAGTGGAATTCTGGGTATTACCAACACATGGATCACACACCTCCACTGGTTTCCTTCGGAGGATAAAGAAGTTCTCTGCTCGCATCATCATGAAGCGCATGAACTTGTGACACAGAATCTTCTCGATTTCATCAGCCTGGtaagaacaaagaagaaatgtGTTTCCCTAAAGTCATTCCCTAAAGGCCAACAGAAATTTGTAGCCTGGTCTTCGGAGCCCAAATTCCCCCATGCTCGCTGGAGGCACTGGGGTTGGGTATTGAAGTCTGAATCACGAATAACTGGTTGCCAGCTAAAAGGAAGGTCCACTACATGAGAGCCCTCCAACTTAATGGGGCATTATCATGATCTTGCCTTTACCCATTCCAGAAAGGTAACTCTGACAAAcccaaatcttatttttttttaacttaaaaacacATTTTGGCTACAtcgtgtggcatgcaggatcttagttcccagaccagggatcaaacccaagtcccctgtagTAGAAgcccagaatcttaaccactgaaccactagggaagtcctggcaAGCCCCAATCTTTTATCCAATCCTTCCAGAATCCATATCTAGATTCAAATCTGCCCTTTCCAGTCTCATTTCACTAATGCTACATCTTCCAGTCAGTGATACACACTATGAAGTATATCAGATAACCTTAGATGGTCTCCACTTTAGTAACAATGAACATCAAACAATTCCCAAAGTTTTTCCCGAATGAACTCTCAACATTTCTGATGAAAGAATTTTGTATAACGGGCTGGCAAGACCTTAACAGCCCCCAATATTTATTCATCTCCCCTTTTAACAAAGAGCAGGCACTAGGGATAGAGCTTTCTGGAGGCAAAAGTCTTAACTCTGCTTTATTTTCAATGTGCTTGTATTTTAGTGTTGTCCTCAATTTGGCAAggcatattgtttttctttttatggtaaatttaagtaaaaaaaaaaagttaattgaaagaaaatattaagtaaaGAAGTAGCCAAGTGGTCCATAAACATGGAAGAAACGATGGGGGTAGTGGGAATGTCAGACATTTGTGAAACAATGAAGAAACATGAAACTACACTTCATTTTCTTACCC contains:
- the ARPC4 gene encoding actin-related protein 2/3 complex subunit 4 isoform X2, which encodes MTATLRPYLSAVRATLQAALCLENFSSQVVERHNKPEVEVRSSKELLLQPVTISRNEKEKVLIEGSINSVRVSIAVKQADEIEKILCHKFMRFMMMRAENFFILRRKPVEGYDISFLITNFHTEQMYKHKLVDFVIHFMEEIDKEISEMKLSVNARARIVAEEFLKNF
- the ARPC4 gene encoding actin-related protein 2/3 complex subunit 4 isoform X3, giving the protein MRFMMMRAENFFILRRKPVEGYDISFLITNFHTEQMYKHKLVDFVIHFMEEIDKEISEMKLSVNARARIVAEEFLKNF